GCTTGGTGTTCCCAGTCACCTAGGCCCAACTCGCCCAGCGGGGGGCGGTCCAGCCATATCACCGCATGTCGACCCCGAGCCTTGGTCAGATTGGGTGGGGACTGCAGCACGGTGACCAGCGCGACCGGCTCACGGGCGGCGATCGAGCGCAAGATCGCAGCGATTAGCTCTCGGGAAGCTTCAGACATCCACATCTCCCTCCGCCGGCGGCCAGCGCTCCACGAAGACGCGCAGGATGCCGCCACAGATGCCCGTGCTTTGCAGGGAGATCTCCTCGGTGAGATCTACGGTTACGATCGTGGGCTGGCCGGTGCAGATCACATCCAGCGCGGCGCGGATCACCTCGGCCTCTCCGCATCCGCCACCTACTGTGCCCACATGCTGGCCCAACGGATGGATAATCATCTTGGCCCCTACCTCACGCGGGACCGAGCCTTTGGCCTCCACGATGGTGGCTAGGGCTACCGTTTCCCCCCGATCTAAGAGTTCAGCCAGCTTGTGATAGATGGTTTCCATACTTTAGCCCTTAAGCTATCACCTTTGGCCGATCAACGGAACGGGCAATTTGAACGCATGCACAACATGTTGATGAGTTTTCAGAGCGTCTTTCGCTAATGTTAATACGCCTGGCGCCATCAGCGCCAGGCTGTTAGCTTTTAGCTGAGGAACGAGCGGGACTCAAGGTAGCGGAGCGCTATAGTGTCGCTATCTTTTTGGCCTGGGCCTATTGATATAGTACAGAGAGGTGCCCACTTTGGTGGCTAGTCGAAACTACCCTTGTTCAGCGTTCTGCTGCGTCTCGATCGCTTTGATCTGCCGTTCTGGCTTTGGTTCCTTCCTCACTGACAGCTTTGCGGAACTCCCGAATACCCTTGCCGATCGCGCCGCCGAGTTCCGGTAAACGGCCAACCCCAAAAATGATGATCACGATCACCAAGATGATGATCAGCTCGAATGGACCCAGCTGAGGCATGACTTATCCTTTTGGCGGAAAACCTCAAAAAGACGAGGCTTTATGTCGTTTTATCCGTCTCGGCGCCCTTTCCTTCGAGCTCCTTCTTGGCCTCTTCAGCCTCACTAGTGGCCTTGCGGAACTCGCGAATGCCCCTGCCGATGGCGCCGCCAACCTCTGGAAGTCGGCCGACGCCGAAAATGATGATGATGATCACCAAGATGATGATCAGCTCAAATGGACCCAAATGGGGAAGCATATATTCTCACCTCCTGGAGGCGCTTAGGCGCCGACTGACGAGATTATAGCACGATTCAGAGGGAACTACAAGTCAAAGAGGGTCGGAATCGCAAGCGGGCAACCGGACCTCTTTTTGCTGATCACCTTTTGCCACCTCGCACTTCCTGTAGTGCCATGCCATCGTGAGAGCGGATCAGCCAGAGCTCGGCGTAGCGGGCGCTCTCGGCAATGAGGGCGGCATTGCGCTCATCCACAGCGATTTGTCGCTCCGTCTCCGCCAGCGTTTTGCCGCCGCGTAAATGCCGTTCTCGCAAATTGTGGATGCGGGCAGGAGTTGGCGTTTCCACAAAAAGGCGCATGTCGAACAGGGCACGCAGGGCCGGCCATGGCGGCAAGTCCAAGAATAAGTAATTTCCCTCAAATACGACCAGCCGATGCGCAGCGGTCACCATGATGGCGTCCGGAATCGGATCATGCAGGGCGCGGCTGTACACTGGGAAAGGCACGCTCTCCTCGCCCGCACGGACACGTGCGAGTCGCTGTGCTGCCGCTTCGGCGTCAAATGTGGACGGCGCACCCTTGATCTGCCGCAGGACGACGAGGCGGCCATCATGATCTGGGCCGGTGTGCGTCTCCAGCCAGGCGTTAGGGCGATGAAAGCCATCCAGGCTGAGGTGGATCGCCCGATCGCCGCGCGCCCGGCCCAAGAGGTCCAACACCCGTGCCAGCGTCGCGGCAGTGACGCTCTTGCCGCTGCCAGGCAAGCCGCTGACACCCACCAGCAGCCGTCGGCCTAGGGCGCGCTGCTGCATCCAAAGCTGCTGGGCCAGCGGCAAGTAGATCCGCTCCAGCTCTTCGAAAGTCACGCGCAGTGGCTGTTGGAGGTCGTCAATGAAGATGGGTTCTGCCAGCAAAGCCTCCCACACTGAGGCAACGTCCACCGTCTGATGTCCGTTGCTCACCGTTTATCCCTCACGATGGAAGAGCGGCAGGCGATCGAGCGGCGCCGAGTGGTTGCGTAAGGCTGTCGGACCATCCAAGCACTCGCTCGTCCAGTGATCTCGCCACTTGCCTGGCGGCAAGAGCACGTCCCGGGAACGAGCGCCGGGCACGACCACCGGCGCCACACAGCACTCGTCGCCCAGCAGAAACTGGTCAGCGCACCGATGAGCTGCCTCATCATCCCAAAGCCAGCTCAGCGGGCGGATTACCGGCGCGCCGATGACGACGGCTTGGCGTGTCGCCCGGTCCAGTGCAGGAATCAGCTCCTGATGCAGATGCGTATATCGTCGGCAGATTTCCTCCGTCTCCAGATCAAAGTCCCACGGCGCAAGGGAAAACCGCATAGCTGGCAGGGCTGCGCTCAACTCCGTCCAACGGATAAATAGCTCCTTCTCCGTGCGCTGATCCCCGCCCTGTTCGCCACCGATCACGCCTGCAGTGACGAAAGGATAACCGGCCAACCCTACATGGAGTACCTGCGGGATGATCGCCTGCAGGCCGTTCTCTGCGCCCCAATGGCTTCCCTTGTCCGCTAACCGGAAGAGCAGTGGCGCCCCCTGGGAACGCCAGCCGAAGCGCACTTCACACCACCGGAAGTGCCTGGCCACCCAGGCGACATAGGCATCGCTGTAACTGTTGGGGTTGAAGCCACTCGCAGTCAGGCCATCAGCAGGGGCCCAGTTCCCATCGCCGCTGTCGAATTCAAACCCGTCCACTCCGTACCGATCTCGTAGGGCCTGTAACTTGTCCAGCCACCAGGCCGCAGCCTCCGGGTTGTCGAAATCCACCAGAGATCCCTCGCCTCCTCGCCCGCGCATGAGATAGGGTTGGCCGTCCTTGAGACGGCGGATGAAATAGCCTCGCTGGCGGCCCTCCCTGAAATGGCGGGAGGCCGGGCTGACCAGTGGCGTCACTTGCAAGGTGACCAGAAAGCCCAGGTCTTGCAATTCAGCGATCAGTTCGTGAGGCTTAGGGAATCGCTCGCGGTCGAAATCCACATCGCCCTCGTGGGCTTGCCAGCGGCCGTCGATGCCGAAGAGGCCGGCCGAGAAGCCATGCTCCAAGATTTCACGCGCGAAATGCAACAGCGTATCCTGATCTATCCCTATCGGGAAACGGGCTCCTGTGGTCCACTGCGGCGTGCGCATCAGCTCGAAGATGGGCCGATCAGAGGGACATCCCATCCGGCGGGCATGACGCCTGTGCACATCGGCAAGGTTACGGCCGATGGTGATGCGATAAGTCAGATGCGTCTGGCGCCGAGCGGTCACTGACCACAACCCGTTGCTCAACCTGATCGCCAGATCACGCTCGTTTTCCAGGATCACGCCGACACCTTTGCTGGTGATCCAAACAGGGCTCTGGATACCCAGCAACCCGTGCGGATGAGCGCTGGCAGTGATAAAAGGATCGGCGTAGAGCGGCTCGTCCTCTAACGGATATACGCCCCGGGCGAGCCCTCCTTGGCCATACCAGTGGCCAGCGGAGGCCAGATATGCTTCCTCGCGCCACTCGTCTAGGATATGGTCAGCCTGCCAGTGTACCGACACGCCGTCCTCGTCCACGGCCAAGACCAGCAATAGCGACCGGCTGAGGTCAGCCGTAAGAGCGGTCAGCCGTAGCCCTTCACCTGTCAAGCGCACTTCCTCCAGCATGTGCGGGATCAGCCAGGCTTCGCGATCGCGAGCGTGCCCGAACGCCGGGCCGCTCTGCCACACCGTCTCACCATTGCGTTGGATGCTCAGCCGTGGCGGTCGGCGATCTAGGGTCACGGTGAAAATGGCGGTCTCGATGGCGATGCGTTCATCGGCGATGTGAAAAGTTGGCATGGGCGCCTATAGCTCTTTCTCCATCCACCAGAATACGCGATGGATCCAGGCGTCGGCCACCCGGGCATAGTAAGCGATGGGGCCTACCCAGCAGATCTCGGCGGTCTGATGGCCTAGCGCCTTGAGGTCCCGTAGACAACGATAGAAAAGCACACGGCCCAGCCCGTGGCCGCGCCACTCAAACTCGGTGCCAGTAGGGCCAAACCCGTTCTCGAACATGGTCACATTGTAGGATGCGAAGGCGCAGATGCGATCTCCACGAAGGGCTACGAACGTGGAGATCGGATCGTTTTCGTAAGACGAGAGGGCCTCGAAATGCCACACCGGGCTCCATAGCTCCTGAAGCCAGGCGTCGAAAGCCTCGCGGTCCGCCGGCATCAGCCGGCGGATGGTGAAGCCCTCGTCGGCTAGGCGCTCCTCCTCAGCTGTAGTATCCCAATCGCACCGAGAGAGATCCACCGTCATATCCACGGCCTCACCATATCGGTAGAAGCCATGGTGCTGGAAGAAGCAAAAGGCGGCAGTGTAACGCACATCTAGTCCGGGCCAGAAGTAGTTGGGCGCGCTGTTGCCAACGCGAAGCCGATGGAGCCCATTGGCGCGCAGCCAGCTTTGTAGCTCCTCTAGCAATTGCGAGGCGACCTGACGACGGCGGTGAGCGGGATCTACCGCTACCAAGCGAACCCACGCAGCCGGCCCATCTTCGGCCTCCCGGATGCCGCCTAGGATGGCCCCGATCAGCCGATCGTCATCCCAGGCGGTCAACTGATACGCTGGATTGCGGTTCGGCTCGTGCAGGACGCGGCGGCGTAGCAGCGGCAGCGTGAACCGATCAAGCGGCAGCGCGCGCTGACACAGCTCTAACAGGGCAGGCAGCTCGTGTTCCATCAACGGACGGATTTGCAGGCTCATACAGGGTCCGACTGTG
The window above is part of the Anaerolineae bacterium genome. Proteins encoded here:
- a CDS encoding XdhC family protein, translated to METIYHKLAELLDRGETVALATIVEAKGSVPREVGAKMIIHPLGQHVGTVGGGCGEAEVIRAALDVICTGQPTIVTVDLTEEISLQSTGICGGILRVFVERWPPAEGDVDV
- the tatA gene encoding twin-arginine translocase TatA/TatE family subunit — its product is MPQLGPFELIIILVIVIIIFGVGRLPELGGAIGKGIREFRKAVSEEGTKARTADQSDRDAAER
- the tatA gene encoding twin-arginine translocase TatA/TatE family subunit, whose translation is MLPHLGPFELIIILVIIIIIFGVGRLPEVGGAIGRGIREFRKATSEAEEAKKELEGKGAETDKTT
- a CDS encoding glycoside hydrolase family 31 protein, whose product is MPTFHIADERIAIETAIFTVTLDRRPPRLSIQRNGETVWQSGPAFGHARDREAWLIPHMLEEVRLTGEGLRLTALTADLSRSLLLVLAVDEDGVSVHWQADHILDEWREEAYLASAGHWYGQGGLARGVYPLEDEPLYADPFITASAHPHGLLGIQSPVWITSKGVGVILENERDLAIRLSNGLWSVTARRQTHLTYRITIGRNLADVHRRHARRMGCPSDRPIFELMRTPQWTTGARFPIGIDQDTLLHFAREILEHGFSAGLFGIDGRWQAHEGDVDFDRERFPKPHELIAELQDLGFLVTLQVTPLVSPASRHFREGRQRGYFIRRLKDGQPYLMRGRGGEGSLVDFDNPEAAAWWLDKLQALRDRYGVDGFEFDSGDGNWAPADGLTASGFNPNSYSDAYVAWVARHFRWCEVRFGWRSQGAPLLFRLADKGSHWGAENGLQAIIPQVLHVGLAGYPFVTAGVIGGEQGGDQRTEKELFIRWTELSAALPAMRFSLAPWDFDLETEEICRRYTHLHQELIPALDRATRQAVVIGAPVIRPLSWLWDDEAAHRCADQFLLGDECCVAPVVVPGARSRDVLLPPGKWRDHWTSECLDGPTALRNHSAPLDRLPLFHREG
- a CDS encoding GNAT family N-acetyltransferase, which codes for MSLQIRPLMEHELPALLELCQRALPLDRFTLPLLRRRVLHEPNRNPAYQLTAWDDDRLIGAILGGIREAEDGPAAWVRLVAVDPAHRRRQVASQLLEELQSWLRANGLHRLRVGNSAPNYFWPGLDVRYTAAFCFFQHHGFYRYGEAVDMTVDLSRCDWDTTAEEERLADEGFTIRRLMPADREAFDAWLQELWSPVWHFEALSSYENDPISTFVALRGDRICAFASYNVTMFENGFGPTGTEFEWRGHGLGRVLFYRCLRDLKALGHQTAEICWVGPIAYYARVADAWIHRVFWWMEKEL